In Haladaptatus cibarius D43, the sequence TCGGCTACGAACCCGAACTGCCGTTCGACGGCTAATCTGGCGCGAGTCGAGAGTTGGGAGAAGCGACCTGATACTCCTGAAATCGGACTCGAACTTCCGGCTCTTCTCCCGTTCGACTGGCAACCTGCCGTTGAATATCGGCCGCAACGGCCGGATACGTTCTGTTCGATGATTTGCTAAGCGTGACCGAGACGGTTCGAGCGGAATCGAACGGCCGACCGTCGTACTGGGTTCTGACTGCGACGACTTCCAACCCGTCGTACGCCGGTCGGTCGATAACTTCCTCGACGCTTGTCGTCGCCTCGCGTTCGAACGAGAGTTGAATGAACGTTCCCGCCAAAACGCCCGTCACGACGAGGACGAGCAGGGCAACCGCGGCGAACCGCGGAATCGTCCACGACGGATGATTTTCACCCGCATCCGTCTCAGAATCGTGGTCGTCCGACTGGTAGCCGAGATACCGAAGCGTGGCGATGACCGCGAGGTTGATGAAGATGAGCGTCATCGTCAGCAAGAGAGCGGAACCCAACGCCACGATGAGCGCGCCCCAGACGAGGGCGATACCGACCGTCGCGGCGGCGGGAAGCAGTGCCGCGGCAATCATCACGCCGACGAGCGCCGTCGGCCCTTTCGTCGTGAGCGCGAAGGCGGCGGCAGACCCCGCACCAAGACCGATGGCGACCGTAATCAGCGTCGGTGCGAGGCGGACGCTCACCAACTCTATCGAGGAGATTGCAAGCCCTGCCGGAGCGAATCCCGTCACGCGAAGAAACAAGCTGAACATCGCCGACGTGACGATGGCAACGACGAGGCCGACGACTTGCAGTTGAACGCTGTCGGACATCATTTTTCGGTCGTCGGTGACGACGCCGACGCCAGTCGTGAGAACCGGCCCGACCAGCGGGGCGATGACCATCGACCCGACGATGACGGCGGGCGAATCGACGAGCAATCCTCCGGCGGCGATAACCGCGGAGACAGCCACCAGCCAGACGAACGAATACAAATCGTAGGACATATCCCGAGATTTCGACCGGAGTTCGGCTGTCGCAAGCGGCGAAAAATCGCTCGCGTACCGGTTTTGCAGTCGCTCCATCGTCCCCGTCCTCGCGGTTTCTGCGGAACCGACGACGACGTATGACTCCTCGTCCAGACCCACTTCGCGGAGCGAGTCGAGAACGTCGTTGACGCCGTCAGTAGGGAGTGGAAACTCCACCAGCGTTCCGCCGGTTGCGGCGCTCGATGCAGTGGTGGTGACGTAATCGACCTCGCAGTCTTGGAGTACCTCGAAGACCGCTTCTTTCTGTTCTTCCGAGACGAAAACGTGAACTAGACGCACGAACGCACAACAAGACAGCGAAGCAAAAGCGTTCAGGCCGCCTGTCGAGTTGTATCGCTCTCCCGCGCCTCGTAGGTCACGACCACCTGCACGGACACCGTCACCGGCCCGGGTTCGACGTTGGTTTCTCCGCCAGCGTTTGCCGCTGTGGTCGTCCGTGCTTCGACCGGAACGAACGAGGGTTCGACGGTCGAAACGTTTCGCACGCCGACGACGGACAGATTCTCCGCGCCAGCAATCGTTTCCGCGTCGGTTCTGGCGGACTGCATCGCGGTTTCGAGTGCGGTCGCCCGGAGTTCTCGGGTTCGATTGTCCGACAGAGTAAATTCGACGCCGCTCACTTCGCTCGCGCCGTTCTGTACCGCCGTGTCGATGATTTCTCCGACACGAGAGGTATCGTTCACGGTGATTTCGAAGATGTGAATCCCGCGAAACTCGGGTTGGCTTTCGTCTCCGGATTGGTCTTCCGAGATATCGAACGAAACGGTTCGAATTTGCTCGTCGCCGATATTGGTTTCTCGGAGTGCGCTTTGCATTCGGGACGAGTTCTGCGCGAGCCGCTCCCGAACGGTTTCGGCATCGCTCGCGGACTGAACGACCGAAAGCAGTACGACTGCCTGATTCGGTTCCGATTCGGCTTCGCCGACCGCGGATACTCGAATCGTCGTGTTCGATTCGCTACTCTCACTCTGTGCCGCACCACTGGCTCCAGCCCCTATGGAACCGAAAAAGAGGAGAACCACCAGTGCTGTCGTGACTGCGCGTCGCATGGCGAACGAGAGACGAGGGCGAGAACCAAATAGCTCGGGCAGGAAGTGAATAGAATTCGGGCAGATTGCGAGCAGGGTTCAGGCCGACGTTTCTTCTATTTCGATGTACCGTACCTGCACCGCCACTTCGCGCCCGGTTTCGCGCTCGATTCGATTTTGGAGTCGAGTGGTTAGGTTCGGATAGCGTTCACCCTGCGGTCGCCCGACCATGACGATAACTCGACTTGGTTCTCGAAACGGCAACTCGCTCGTGTACGTGTTTTCCCCCATCGAGAACCTCTGCTGGTACTGTACCTGCATGTCCAATCGTTCCGCCTGCTGAAGCTGAGACGCGGAAAATACCTCCGTCACCGCCGTATCCGCCCCTTCTTCGAACTGTGCGTCCTGATAGGTGGAGTAGGTCACACCGCCGAGAAAAATCGAGAGGACGGCGAGCGAGAAAACCAAAAATCCGATTCGACGGATGGTTTCCTCCCGGGAACGCTCCAGCCTGAACCAACTGCGGGGCTGATAGCCCATGTACTGGAGCGTCGCAATCGCGGACAGATTGATGGACAGAACGTTCACCAGCACGAGGACGCCTGCCGCGAGCGCGACCATCGGTTCGCCCCACGCGATGCCGACGCCGACGGCGGCGGCGGGCGGGATAAGCGCCGCGGCAATCATCACGCCCACGAGTGCAACCGACACACCTGCGGCGAGGCTGACGATACCCGCCGCACCGGCACCGAGTGCGACGATGAGCGAGAGGAAATCAGGGGACAATCGTCCACTGATTTGCGAGATGGTAGTAACGTCCGTGTTCGGCGGAAAGAGGTACAGGTACCGAACGAGTAAGGCAAACACGGTCGCGCTGACGATTGCCGTAACGACACCCAGCAGTTGGAGTTTGACACCGCGAACGAACAGGTCGCGGTCGTCCAAGACGGTGCCGACCCCCGCACCCAATGCCGGGCCGACCAGCGGAGCGATAACCATCGACCCGACGACGACGGCGGGCGAATCGAGCAGGAGGCCCGCCGTCGCAACCACGGCACTCACCACGGTCATGAAGATGAAAGTTCGGAATCGAGGCGACATCTCGCGGGCTTTCGTGAGAATTTCGTCGCGGGCAATTCGGTCGCCGCCGTTTTCGGCGTCGTACCGCTTTTCTAACTGCTCGAACTGCCGCGAGGTGTCGGTTTCGGCGTCGATGATGACCGTGTGCGCCTCGTCGCTCAATCCTGCGTCGTGGAGTTTGTCGAGAACCGGCTGAACCGCGTTCGGTGGAAGTGGAAACGTAGCGATTGCGGTGTATTTTCGCCCGCTCGTCTCGTCGGTGAGAAAGAAGTCGATTCCCTCGGCGTCGAGCGCCTGCACGACCGCCTCGCGCTCGCCCGTCGGGATAGAAACCTGTAGGAGTCGCATAGTTCCCGGTGGGGTTCGCAGATTGATATAATCGCTGGCTCGAACCAGAAAACACGGCCGTTAAGCCCCATCGGAAAAAAAGGACAGTATGTTCGACAACCGACCCGACCGAGATGCCGAAATCGTTTTCGTCGGGCGCTCGAACGTCGGGAAATCCACCCTCATGCGCGAACTGACGGGACACAAGTTCGAAACCGGTGGCAAACCCGGCGTCACTCGCAAACCGAACCATTTCGACTGGACGAGCGAGGATTTCATGCTCACCGACCTGCCGGGATTCGGTTTCATGTCCGGCGTCAGCGACAAGCACAGGGAGAAAATCAAAACCGACATCGTCCACTACATCGAGGACAACGCCGAGAAGATTCTGCTCGGCGTCCTCGTCGTGGACGGAAAAAGCGTCGTAGACATCATCGACCGCCACTCCGGAGAAGACGAAATCCCGCACGACGTGGAGATGTTCTACTTCCTCCAAGACGTGGGCATCCCGGTCGTCGTCGCGGTGAACAAGATGGACAAGGTGGATGACAAGGATGACCGTCTGAACGACCTCTGTGACCGTCTCGGACTGCACCCGCCGTGGAAGCAGTGGCAGGACACCATCGCGCCCATCACCGCCAAGCGCGGGAGTATCGATTCGCTGAACGAGTCGGTGAAGGAGCATCTGCACGACCAGAAGCGCGACGACCTGTTGAAGTTCTTCTCGTAAGTGGTAGTTTTGGGAGGTTATTTTTTGATGGCTGTTCTCAGGCACTGGCGGGTTTGGTTGCTTTCTGGTATATAAAGGTTCGTGTGAGGTCGAATACGTGGTTTTGAGACACCTGTTTGCGACAAATCGGCTGACCTCTATTTCCTGTGCTAGCAGTACTGCTAGGTACTCCCGACTCCACTGAAACCGCCACCGCACCGCAACCACAGTTTCCCCATCCCTCCCCGCCATCGCAGGACTGCACTCACGCCTCACTGGCGTTCGGTTCTCGTGCGAATGCGCTGGCGCACCTTTGTGGTTGGCTAATCAAGCAAGATGGCGCGCGCTGGCGAACCTTCGATGATACGGTCGTCCGAGAAGGCAAATAAAAGCGCGCGAGGTCTTCGTGAGCGACAGCGAGCGAACGGCTTGTCAGAGCAAACTCTGACAGTGGACGAGCGGAGCGAGTCGGTTGGGGAGGGGTGTGGGCGGGTGCGGTGCGGCGGCGGTTATTTGTTGTCGGCAATGGCTACCTGCACCTGAACATCAAACCAGTTACTTGGTGGCGGTTTTAGAACGGTCTGATTGGAATTGGTAACTTCCTACGAAGTCTGTCGAATAGGTCAAAACCAGTGTCAAACACTTAAAATAGCAAATTGAAAAATTGCCTCAAACTCGATATCTACTAATTCGTAGAGACGATTTCCACAACAGACCGATGGTCTAACTTCGTACTCGAACCGATTTGGCGCTTGCTCCGACAGTCGATTCCGTGCAGGAACCCGTCGCCGATGTCGCTGTGCAGGTGGTACGCGAAGTCCTCCGCGGTGGAACCGCCGGGGAGGAGGAAACAGTCGCGGAAGACGCCCTTCTCGCTGGCACTGCCGTTTGCCGAACCGGGGAAGACGGCCATCAGATTGAGTTCGTCGAACAGCGCGACCTCTATTGCTTTCTGGACGCCAGTGCCGTCGAACTCCGTGACGAACTCCCGAATCTGGGAGAGGCCTTCTTCCTGCTCTGCGCTCACGTCGCCCGTGATTTCGAAGTCCTCGTCGCCAGCGTCGTAGTCGATGACGCCCTGTTCGGCGGCGTTCTTCAGGGCCTTCTCGGCGTGGGCGCTGGCCGGGACGATGGTCAGGTGTTCGTACTCCGGGTCGGACGTGATGTCGTCGTAGTTTTCCTGCGCTTCGGGCGTGTCCATTTTATTCGCCGCGATGACCATCGGTTTGGTGCGTTTGCGGATTTCGCGGGCGAGGTCTTCGCGGTCGTCGTCCTCCCACTCGTCGGGGTCTAAATCGAGTCCGAGCGAGAGGATGATTTGCTTGATTTCGTCCTTGTTCGTTTTGAACGCGGACATCTGTTCTGCGAGGTCGATTTCGATGTGTTTCTCGTCGCCGTCGTAGCCCGAGCGATAGCGCTCGATTCCTTTTTCCAAAATTTCGAGGTACCACATGTCGAGTTCGTTTTCCAGAAACGCGATGTCGTCACGCGGGTCGTGACCCTCGGTCGGTTCGCCCTCGATGTCGGTGGTTCCCGAGAAGTCCACGACGTGAACCAGCACGTCGGCCTCGTTCAGGTCGGTCAAGAACTGGTTTCCGAGCCCTTTGCCCTCGTGCGCGCCGGGAATCAGGCCCGCCACGTCCACGAGTTTCGTCGGGACGTATCGCGTCCCTTCCTCGCAGAAACCGACGCTTGGGGTACAGGTTTCATCGAACTCGGGCGCGGCGCATTTCACGCGCACGTAGGCCTCTCCCACGGAGGGGTCGATTGTCGTGAACGGGTACGCACCCTCCGGCACGTCGTTCATCGTCGCGGCGTTGAAGAACGTCGATTTGCCCACCGAGGGCTTCCCGACGAGTCCGATTTTGTAACTCATTAGGCCGGACTGGGCAATCCGCGGGTAAAGGAGTTTTCAAACGCTGACACGTTTGTCGAATGGTAACGAGTGGCGTGAAAAGAAAAAGAAAAAAGAGGTACTGAATCAACTGCACGAACCAGTGCGACCGACACCGCAGAACGCACGAGTCGTAAGCCACGCCCGAACTCACGCAGTCACTCATGGCAAAGCCGCTCGTTCCAGCGTTCGTTCGCCCGTTCCCAGCTAAAACAGCAGGCGGGCGAGTTCGGCGCACTCGCCCGCTA encodes:
- a CDS encoding DUF389 domain-containing protein, translating into MRLVHVFVSEEQKEAVFEVLQDCEVDYVTTTASSAATGGTLVEFPLPTDGVNDVLDSLREVGLDEESYVVVGSAETARTGTMERLQNRYASDFSPLATAELRSKSRDMSYDLYSFVWLVAVSAVIAAGGLLVDSPAVIVGSMVIAPLVGPVLTTGVGVVTDDRKMMSDSVQLQVVGLVVAIVTSAMFSLFLRVTGFAPAGLAISSIELVSVRLAPTLITVAIGLGAGSAAAFALTTKGPTALVGVMIAAALLPAAATVGIALVWGALIVALGSALLLTMTLIFINLAVIATLRYLGYQSDDHDSETDAGENHPSWTIPRFAAVALLVLVVTGVLAGTFIQLSFEREATTSVEEVIDRPAYDGLEVVAVRTQYDGRPFDSARTVSVTLSKSSNRTYPAVAADIQRQVASRTGEEPEVRVRFQEYQVASPNSRLAPD
- a CDS encoding SIMPL domain-containing protein, producing MRRAVTTALVVLLFFGSIGAGASGAAQSESSESNTTIRVSAVGEAESEPNQAVVLLSVVQSASDAETVRERLAQNSSRMQSALRETNIGDEQIRTVSFDISEDQSGDESQPEFRGIHIFEITVNDTSRVGEIIDTAVQNGASEVSGVEFTLSDNRTRELRATALETAMQSARTDAETIAGAENLSVVGVRNVSTVEPSFVPVEARTTTAANAGGETNVEPGPVTVSVQVVVTYEARESDTTRQAA
- a CDS encoding TIGR00341 family protein, with translation MRLLQVSIPTGEREAVVQALDAEGIDFFLTDETSGRKYTAIATFPLPPNAVQPVLDKLHDAGLSDEAHTVIIDAETDTSRQFEQLEKRYDAENGGDRIARDEILTKAREMSPRFRTFIFMTVVSAVVATAGLLLDSPAVVVGSMVIAPLVGPALGAGVGTVLDDRDLFVRGVKLQLLGVVTAIVSATVFALLVRYLYLFPPNTDVTTISQISGRLSPDFLSLIVALGAGAAGIVSLAAGVSVALVGVMIAAALIPPAAAVGVGIAWGEPMVALAAGVLVLVNVLSINLSAIATLQYMGYQPRSWFRLERSREETIRRIGFLVFSLAVLSIFLGGVTYSTYQDAQFEEGADTAVTEVFSASQLQQAERLDMQVQYQQRFSMGENTYTSELPFREPSRVIVMVGRPQGERYPNLTTRLQNRIERETGREVAVQVRYIEIEETSA
- the engB gene encoding GTP-binding protein EngB gives rise to the protein MFDNRPDRDAEIVFVGRSNVGKSTLMRELTGHKFETGGKPGVTRKPNHFDWTSEDFMLTDLPGFGFMSGVSDKHREKIKTDIVHYIEDNAEKILLGVLVVDGKSVVDIIDRHSGEDEIPHDVEMFYFLQDVGIPVVVAVNKMDKVDDKDDRLNDLCDRLGLHPPWKQWQDTIAPITAKRGSIDSLNESVKEHLHDQKRDDLLKFFS
- a CDS encoding redox-regulated ATPase YchF: MSYKIGLVGKPSVGKSTFFNAATMNDVPEGAYPFTTIDPSVGEAYVRVKCAAPEFDETCTPSVGFCEEGTRYVPTKLVDVAGLIPGAHEGKGLGNQFLTDLNEADVLVHVVDFSGTTDIEGEPTEGHDPRDDIAFLENELDMWYLEILEKGIERYRSGYDGDEKHIEIDLAEQMSAFKTNKDEIKQIILSLGLDLDPDEWEDDDREDLAREIRKRTKPMVIAANKMDTPEAQENYDDITSDPEYEHLTIVPASAHAEKALKNAAEQGVIDYDAGDEDFEITGDVSAEQEEGLSQIREFVTEFDGTGVQKAIEVALFDELNLMAVFPGSANGSASEKGVFRDCFLLPGGSTAEDFAYHLHSDIGDGFLHGIDCRSKRQIGSSTKLDHRSVVEIVSTN